In Bacteroidota bacterium, one DNA window encodes the following:
- a CDS encoding transposase yields the protein MQGRKHQMGAVSKYSHSFRQQVAMDYEKGDLSYLQVAEKYGLKGRDTVKEWVKTFRKNGEICSSDSILATMTDQEKRDADAKDLRIKELERLLEDERLRSLAYSTMIDVAEEELGVPIRKKSGPKQSKG from the coding sequence ATGCAAGGAAGGAAACATCAGATGGGGGCTGTGAGCAAGTACAGCCATTCATTTCGCCAACAAGTGGCGATGGACTATGAGAAGGGTGACCTTAGCTATTTGCAGGTCGCTGAGAAATACGGTCTCAAGGGGCGTGACACTGTAAAGGAATGGGTGAAGACATTTCGGAAAAATGGCGAAATTTGTTCTTCCGATTCAATTTTGGCCACTATGACCGATCAGGAAAAGCGCGATGCTGACGCCAAGGACCTTCGCATCAAGGAACTGGAGAGGCTGCTTGAGGACGAGCGTCTTCGCAGTCTGGCGTATTCAACGATGATTGACGTAGCTGAAGAGGAACTGGGGGTGCCAATTAGAAAAAAGTCTGGGCCCAAACAGTCCAAAGGATGA